One stretch of Gemmatimonadales bacterium DNA includes these proteins:
- a CDS encoding YCF48-related protein, translated as MRVRISSASMAMAMAAAMLVAASGSGQQPRVTEQTSGVRSLLQSVSAVNEKVAWAGGANGTVVRTIDGGDHWERRPIDGAARLEFRGIHAISGNEAWALSAGNGGASRIYHTTDGGDHWTLQFTNTDSTAFFDCITFFDARHGAAYSDASQGRTTVLRTEDAGAHWMLLPQSAVPAPLAGEGGFASSNSCIVSVDGRHGWISASEPGARIFHTVDAGATWTIAAASTPFFHSSTGGITAISFRDAKHGIGVAARVDAAMARDTTSASVATTDDGGMTWTLRTRPPRAGSLSGVALVPKAGDRTAVVAGYGGLFVTRDNGQTWDVATTNGYWAVRAAGKRAWAVGPGGRITRLDF; from the coding sequence ATGCGCGTGAGGATCTCCTCGGCGTCGATGGCGATGGCGATGGCGGCCGCAATGCTCGTCGCCGCGAGCGGCAGCGGTCAGCAGCCACGCGTCACCGAACAGACGAGCGGCGTCCGTTCGCTGTTGCAGTCGGTCAGCGCGGTCAACGAAAAGGTCGCGTGGGCCGGCGGCGCGAACGGGACCGTCGTTCGCACCATTGATGGCGGCGATCACTGGGAGCGGCGGCCGATCGATGGTGCCGCGCGCCTGGAATTCCGGGGCATTCACGCGATCAGTGGCAACGAAGCGTGGGCGCTGAGTGCCGGGAACGGCGGCGCGTCGCGGATCTATCACACGACTGACGGCGGCGACCACTGGACGCTGCAGTTCACCAACACCGACTCCACTGCATTCTTCGACTGCATCACCTTCTTTGATGCACGGCATGGCGCGGCGTACAGTGACGCGTCGCAGGGGCGCACAACGGTGCTGCGCACGGAAGACGCCGGCGCACACTGGATGCTGCTGCCGCAGAGCGCCGTTCCCGCGCCGCTCGCCGGCGAAGGCGGCTTTGCATCGAGCAACAGTTGCATCGTCAGCGTCGACGGGCGGCACGGTTGGATCTCCGCCAGCGAGCCCGGCGCGCGGATCTTCCACACCGTCGACGCCGGAGCCACCTGGACGATCGCCGCGGCGTCCACTCCGTTCTTTCACAGCAGCACCGGCGGGATCACGGCGATCTCGTTCCGCGACGCCAAGCACGGGATCGGCGTTGCGGCGCGGGTCGATGCCGCGATGGCGCGCGACACCACCTCCGCCAGCGTTGCCACTACCGATGACGGCGGCATGACCTGGACGTTGCGCACGCGGCCGCCGCGCGCGGGGTCGCTCTCGGGCGTGGCGCTCGTGCCGAAGGCCGGCGACAGGACCGCAGTTGTGGCGGGATATGGCGGACTGTTCGTGACCCGTGACAACGGCCAGACGTGGGATGTGGCGACGACGAATGGCTATTGGGCGGTTCGCGCGGCAGGAAAGCGCGCATGGGCCGTTGGCCCCGGCGGCAGGATTACCCGGCTCGATTTCTGA
- a CDS encoding M20/M25/M40 family metallo-hydrolase, which translates to MTHSIIDPVALTRDLMAIPSETRSEGDVVEYIAWFLGRRGWRVQRQEVAPGRDNVYAHRGAPVVVFSTHLDTVPPQLPISVDAEMIRGRGACDAKGIAAAMIAAAEQLVAEGEERVGLLFVVDEEDGSAGAIAAASLEPKGSFLINGEPTENKLVTAQKGSCKVVLRARGRAAHSGYPELGDSAINRLLDALARIRALPLPVDPVLGPCTLNIGRISGGEAPNVIAPSARADIHVRLVGPAEPIVAAITAAAGDQIDVTVAGGIPMATAPALPGWPSTTVAYASDLAYHGSWGTCYQFGPGTIHVAHTDHEHMPIGDLLEGVELYVKLARTLLRNRAG; encoded by the coding sequence GTGACCCATTCAATCATCGATCCGGTCGCACTCACCCGCGACCTCATGGCCATCCCGTCGGAGACCCGCTCCGAGGGCGACGTCGTCGAATACATCGCCTGGTTTCTCGGGCGGCGTGGGTGGCGAGTGCAGCGTCAGGAAGTGGCGCCGGGACGCGACAATGTCTACGCGCATCGCGGTGCACCGGTGGTCGTCTTCTCGACGCACCTCGATACGGTGCCGCCGCAGCTGCCGATCTCGGTCGACGCCGAGATGATTCGCGGTCGCGGCGCCTGCGATGCGAAGGGGATCGCCGCCGCGATGATTGCCGCCGCTGAGCAACTGGTGGCCGAGGGCGAAGAGCGCGTCGGGTTGCTCTTCGTGGTGGACGAGGAAGACGGCTCGGCGGGCGCGATCGCGGCGGCGTCGCTGGAGCCGAAGGGGTCGTTTCTCATCAACGGAGAGCCGACAGAGAACAAGCTCGTCACGGCGCAGAAGGGAAGTTGCAAGGTCGTACTGCGCGCGCGCGGACGGGCGGCGCATTCCGGCTATCCCGAGCTTGGCGATTCGGCGATCAATCGCCTTCTTGACGCACTCGCACGGATTCGCGCCCTCCCACTCCCCGTGGATCCGGTCCTCGGCCCCTGCACGCTGAACATCGGCAGGATCAGCGGAGGCGAAGCCCCGAATGTGATCGCCCCGTCGGCGCGCGCAGATATTCATGTTCGATTGGTCGGTCCGGCCGAACCGATCGTTGCGGCGATCACCGCCGCGGCAGGCGACCAGATCGACGTCACGGTCGCCGGGGGGATTCCGATGGCAACGGCACCGGCACTTCCCGGCTGGCCGTCAACGACGGTCGCGTACGCCTCGGATCTCGCCTATCACGGATCGTGGGGAACCTGCTACCAGTTCGGCCCGGGGACGATTCACGTCGCCCACACCGATCACGAGCATATGCCGATCGGCGATCTGCTCGAAGGTGTGGAACTCTACGTGAAGCTGGCGCGCACCCTGCTCAGAAATCGAGCCGGGTAA
- a CDS encoding DUF4412 domain-containing protein: MRRILAGSILSLFSALPLAAQFEGSVVMDMPGSAAGGQMTYYIKGSMLAAKFSMNGGGAVHEGRMIFDIPNHKMTVLVPMAMNGMKGMKMVMDTKDMGDSSASTTEAKALGTSETIAGYKCDDIQVIDKGKPSSTICLTHDLGFFAYAAMGAMGRRAASPSWTRVIGNKPAFPLKVTDDKGKVVMIATSVQKGSVPDDAFSVPDGYMDASGGMAGMMGGRGPQF; encoded by the coding sequence ATGCGCCGCATCCTCGCAGGCTCGATTCTCTCGCTCTTCTCTGCCCTTCCCCTGGCGGCCCAGTTTGAGGGGTCCGTCGTGATGGACATGCCCGGCAGCGCGGCAGGCGGGCAGATGACCTACTACATCAAGGGGAGCATGCTCGCCGCGAAGTTCTCGATGAATGGCGGCGGTGCGGTGCACGAAGGGCGGATGATCTTCGACATCCCCAATCACAAGATGACGGTGCTGGTACCCATGGCGATGAACGGCATGAAGGGGATGAAGATGGTCATGGACACCAAGGACATGGGAGATTCCTCCGCGTCGACGACGGAAGCCAAGGCGCTCGGCACCTCCGAAACGATCGCCGGGTACAAGTGCGACGACATTCAGGTGATCGACAAAGGAAAGCCGTCTTCAACGATCTGCCTGACCCACGACCTCGGGTTCTTCGCGTACGCCGCCATGGGCGCGATGGGGCGCCGTGCGGCATCGCCGAGCTGGACGAGGGTGATCGGCAACAAGCCGGCGTTCCCGCTGAAGGTCACGGATGACAAGGGGAAGGTCGTGATGATCGCCACGTCGGTGCAGAAGGGCAGCGTTCCGGACGACGCGTTCTCGGTCCCGGACGGGTACATGGATGCCAGCGGCGGAATGGCCGGAATGATGGGCGGACGCGGTCCGCAGTTCTGA
- a CDS encoding helical backbone metal receptor, translating to MIRRFPPCALIVLAACTAPARPAASHAQFDDAEGHPVTVSDLPVHRIVSTMQSATEWLVRMGEGHRLVARTDFDHEPELASLPSIGGGLDPSAEVVAALKPDVIIGWHNRSSADLETALQPFHIPVLSFETTDTADLFLNLVRLGDLVAQPGRADSLANALRADLRATRRDACADTTSARPTVLLVLWTDPPMTAGSGTWMTTVLETACMRNVFDDVHAAWPTVSLESIAARNPDWILTSRGEPGQRLADLRSRVGWRDLAAVKAGRVLEIPGDLFARAGPTIGDAARAIVAARRTIEGHPAG from the coding sequence GTGATCCGACGCTTCCCGCCGTGCGCGCTGATCGTTCTCGCAGCGTGCACGGCACCCGCGCGACCCGCCGCCTCGCACGCTCAGTTCGACGACGCCGAAGGACACCCGGTCACCGTGAGCGATCTCCCGGTGCACCGAATCGTGTCGACGATGCAGTCGGCCACCGAGTGGCTGGTCCGGATGGGAGAAGGCCATCGGCTGGTGGCACGAACCGATTTCGACCACGAGCCGGAACTCGCCTCACTCCCGTCGATCGGCGGCGGCCTCGATCCGAGCGCTGAAGTCGTCGCGGCGCTCAAGCCCGACGTGATCATCGGCTGGCACAATCGCTCAAGTGCCGATCTGGAAACCGCACTGCAGCCATTTCACATCCCGGTGCTGTCGTTCGAGACGACTGATACCGCCGATCTCTTCCTGAACCTCGTGCGACTCGGCGATCTCGTCGCGCAACCCGGGCGTGCAGACTCGCTCGCGAACGCGCTGCGCGCCGACCTGCGGGCGACCCGCCGCGATGCCTGCGCCGATACCACCTCCGCGCGGCCGACCGTTCTCCTCGTCCTGTGGACCGATCCTCCGATGACCGCAGGCAGCGGCACGTGGATGACGACCGTCCTCGAGACGGCGTGCATGCGCAACGTCTTCGACGACGTGCATGCCGCGTGGCCCACGGTGTCGCTCGAATCGATCGCGGCCCGCAACCCGGACTGGATCCTCACGTCGAGGGGTGAACCGGGGCAACGCCTCGCCGACCTCCGGTCGCGCGTCGGGTGGCGGGACCTCGCCGCGGTGAAGGCGGGCCGCGTCCTCGAGATTCCGGGGGACCTCTTTGCCCGTGCAGGCCCCACCATCGGTGACGCCGCCCGCGCGATCGTGGCGGCCCGGCGCACCATCGAGGGACATCCGGCGGGATGA
- the gltX gene encoding glutamate--tRNA ligase, with protein MPAPRVRFAPSPTGFLHVGGARTALFNWLYARQTGGVFVLRIEDTDKERSTDAHTQVILDGLSWLGVTWDEGPYFQGAYAERHRADAERLLASGHAYRDFLTADELNAARDRAKARGVPFRYHKAELELPADEVQRRATAGAPYTIRFAMPDEEIAWNDAVHGPISWQGRDLDDFIILRSDSSAIYNMAVVSDDIAMGITHVIRGDDHVSNTPKQIALYRALGHPLPIFAHVPMILGTDGKKLSKRHGATAVGDYQDMGILPAAMRNFLALLGWSPGANEEIVDEATMISRFSLDHIQKKPAVFDTTKLEWMNGQYLSALSAHELLDPVKRQLDILGVTTERDLDPLIDAVKTRSRTVTHLAEQVAVRLDRSRIVLDDKAHQFAAKLGLGTFVGNLELVADALTRAEQWTAATIEAQLKSLAAAKSAKLGDLMQPIRIALTGGTVSEPVPQLLEVTGRDESLARIAQAKGSISA; from the coding sequence ATGCCTGCACCGCGAGTCCGGTTTGCCCCGTCTCCTACCGGCTTCCTTCACGTCGGAGGGGCGCGCACAGCGCTCTTCAACTGGCTCTACGCCCGGCAGACCGGCGGCGTTTTCGTCCTGCGGATCGAGGATACCGACAAGGAGCGAAGCACCGACGCGCACACCCAGGTCATCCTCGACGGACTCTCGTGGCTCGGCGTCACCTGGGATGAGGGACCGTACTTTCAGGGTGCCTATGCCGAGCGCCATCGCGCCGATGCCGAGCGGCTCCTTGCCAGCGGCCACGCCTATCGCGACTTTCTCACCGCCGACGAACTCAATGCGGCTCGCGATCGTGCCAAGGCGCGGGGCGTCCCGTTCCGCTATCACAAGGCCGAGCTCGAACTCCCCGCCGACGAAGTGCAGCGACGCGCTACCGCGGGAGCGCCATACACCATCCGCTTCGCCATGCCCGACGAGGAGATCGCCTGGAACGATGCGGTCCACGGGCCGATCTCGTGGCAGGGTCGCGATCTCGACGACTTCATCATTCTCCGTTCGGACAGCTCCGCCATCTACAACATGGCTGTTGTATCAGATGATATAGCGATGGGGATCACGCACGTGATTCGCGGCGATGACCACGTCTCCAACACGCCGAAGCAGATCGCCCTCTACCGCGCCCTCGGCCACCCGCTCCCCATTTTCGCCCACGTGCCGATGATCCTCGGGACCGACGGGAAGAAGCTCTCCAAGCGGCACGGCGCCACCGCCGTCGGCGACTATCAGGACATGGGGATCCTCCCCGCCGCGATGCGGAACTTCCTGGCGCTGCTGGGATGGTCGCCGGGAGCGAACGAAGAGATCGTCGACGAGGCGACGATGATCTCGCGTTTCTCGCTCGATCACATCCAGAAGAAGCCGGCGGTCTTCGACACCACGAAGCTCGAATGGATGAACGGGCAATATCTCTCGGCGCTATCGGCGCACGAGTTGCTCGATCCGGTCAAGCGGCAGCTCGACATCCTCGGCGTCACGACCGAGCGTGATCTCGACCCGCTGATCGACGCGGTCAAGACCCGCTCGCGCACGGTGACGCATCTCGCCGAACAGGTGGCGGTGCGGCTGGATCGATCCCGCATCGTGCTCGACGACAAGGCGCACCAGTTCGCCGCCAAACTTGGTCTCGGAACGTTCGTCGGAAATCTGGAGCTGGTGGCAGATGCGCTGACGCGCGCGGAACAATGGACTGCAGCGACGATCGAAGCTCAGCTCAAGTCGCTCGCCGCGGCAAAGAGCGCCAAGCTCGGCGACCTGATGCAGCCGATCCGGATCGCCCTCACCGGCGGCACCGTGTCGGAACCGGTGCCGCAACTGCTCGAAGTGACCGGCAGGGATGAATCGCTCGCCCGGATCGCCCAGGCGAAGGGGTCGATCAGCGCTTGA
- a CDS encoding M28 family peptidase has product MNVSGRWWRSAVVLLATPIVLSAQSRSSRAPNPAYASITGPIAKTLSGQHAYATTDYVQQFYRNPASRGFDASIDTVVHLLVAAGYVPEASASSSDRLTYRIESRPTNGLVWSPLGASITLQGRKSPLELWATNHNMLPSGSWSTPAGGVDAEIVNVGGGSDADLDQANVRGKIIYSETPGGGGRGRARGGASPGIVARAAQRGAVGALLGQALPGYNQQQKNRTAINFQTNNVPYDTTAKIFVINVSLAARDTLNAALAHGPVRAHVQTETVFETRPERTLVAEIRGSVAPQERFVYSAHVQEPGANDNATGVGLLAEMARTAAVMLKAHQIDPARTITMLWGVEIQQTQRYIREDSARAKGIKWGMSLDMVGENTALTGGTFLIEKMPDPSKIWVRGEDQHTEWGAGQPMTAKDIWAYWYNDFVKQRCVDESEATGGSWVVKANPYEGGSDHTPFIQARIPGVLMWHFTDQHYHDDLDRINMVSAAELQHVGRCALATSLILTSGKAEYAKAALDELAGIAERRIDAEGALSRAALASNPADSTQRTIIEAWRDYYVTALSKVPDMTLPHQDLTAEVTAAQARVTRKGDAVLETLKR; this is encoded by the coding sequence GTGAACGTTTCCGGCCGCTGGTGGCGGTCTGCTGTCGTCCTGCTCGCCACTCCGATCGTCCTCTCCGCCCAGTCCCGTTCCAGCCGCGCTCCCAACCCGGCGTACGCCTCGATCACCGGGCCGATAGCGAAGACGCTGTCGGGTCAACACGCGTACGCGACCACGGACTACGTGCAGCAGTTCTATCGCAACCCGGCAAGCCGCGGCTTCGATGCGTCGATCGATACCGTCGTCCATCTCCTCGTGGCTGCGGGTTACGTCCCCGAGGCGAGCGCAAGCTCGTCCGACCGATTGACCTATAGGATCGAGTCGCGCCCCACCAACGGCCTCGTCTGGTCACCGCTCGGTGCGTCGATCACGCTCCAGGGACGGAAGTCGCCGCTCGAGCTGTGGGCCACCAATCACAACATGCTGCCGAGCGGGTCGTGGTCGACACCGGCCGGCGGTGTCGATGCGGAGATCGTGAATGTCGGCGGTGGCAGCGACGCCGACCTCGATCAGGCAAACGTCCGCGGCAAGATCATCTACAGCGAGACACCGGGTGGCGGGGGGCGTGGAAGAGCCCGCGGCGGCGCATCGCCGGGGATCGTGGCGCGCGCCGCTCAGCGCGGCGCTGTCGGTGCGCTCCTCGGCCAGGCGCTTCCGGGCTACAACCAGCAACAGAAGAATCGGACCGCGATCAATTTCCAGACGAACAACGTCCCGTACGACACCACCGCGAAGATCTTCGTGATCAACGTGTCGCTCGCCGCCCGCGACACGCTCAATGCAGCGCTCGCGCACGGGCCGGTCCGGGCGCACGTCCAAACCGAAACCGTCTTCGAGACTCGGCCCGAACGGACGCTCGTCGCCGAGATCCGCGGCAGCGTGGCTCCGCAGGAGCGCTTTGTCTACTCGGCGCACGTCCAGGAACCGGGCGCCAATGACAACGCCACGGGGGTCGGCCTCCTTGCCGAAATGGCGCGCACCGCGGCGGTGATGCTCAAGGCGCACCAGATCGATCCGGCGCGCACGATCACGATGCTCTGGGGCGTCGAGATTCAGCAGACGCAACGATACATCCGCGAAGACAGCGCCCGCGCCAAGGGGATCAAGTGGGGGATGTCGCTCGACATGGTGGGCGAAAACACGGCACTCACCGGCGGAACATTCCTCATCGAGAAGATGCCCGATCCGTCGAAGATCTGGGTGCGCGGTGAAGACCAGCACACCGAATGGGGCGCCGGCCAGCCGATGACGGCAAAGGACATCTGGGCGTACTGGTACAATGACTTCGTCAAGCAGCGCTGCGTCGATGAGTCGGAAGCGACCGGCGGAAGCTGGGTGGTGAAGGCGAATCCGTATGAGGGCGGCAGCGACCACACGCCGTTCATTCAGGCGAGAATTCCCGGCGTGCTGATGTGGCACTTCACCGATCAGCACTATCACGACGATCTCGACCGGATCAACATGGTGAGCGCCGCCGAGTTGCAGCATGTTGGCCGCTGCGCACTGGCGACGTCGTTGATTCTCACATCGGGGAAGGCGGAGTACGCCAAGGCGGCGCTCGACGAGCTCGCAGGGATCGCCGAGCGGCGGATCGATGCGGAGGGCGCGCTGTCGCGGGCGGCGCTGGCGTCAAATCCGGCGGACTCGACGCAGCGCACCATCATCGAGGCATGGCGCGACTACTACGTGACGGCGCTGTCGAAGGTCCCGGACATGACCCTGCCGCACCAGGATCTCACGGCGGAAGTCACGGCGGCCCAGGCGCGCGTCACCCGCAAGGGCGACGCCGTCCTGGAAACGCTCAAGCGCTGA